A stretch of Triticum aestivum cultivar Chinese Spring chromosome 1D, IWGSC CS RefSeq v2.1, whole genome shotgun sequence DNA encodes these proteins:
- the LOC123181178 gene encoding protein YABBY 3: MSSSSSSGASAAFTPVSQQQQMASESLSSELQPPAPMQPEAPSEQLCYVHCHFCDTVLVVSVPSSSLFKTVTVRCGHCSSLLTVDMRGLLFPTTTTTVVAESAASAVTTTTSPPPAAAAHHGQFHYPSSLNLAPGNPPRHSLLDEISSANPSLQLLEQHGLGGLVAAAGGRNAAAPAPLPPPPVAGGKGGKEPSPRTNPVVNRPPEKRQRVPSAYNRFIKDEIQRIKAGNPDISHREAFSAAAKNWAHFPHIHFGLMPDHQGLRKTSLLPQDHQRKDGHGLLKEGLYAANMGIAPY; the protein is encoded by the exons atgtcgtcctcctcctcctccggggcCTCCGCCGCCTTCACGCCAGTATCGCAGCAGCAGCAGATGGCGTCGGAGAGCCTCAGCTCGGAGCTTCAGCCCCCGGCGCCGATGCAGCCGGAGGCACCTTCGGAGCAGCTATGCTACGTGCACTGCCACTTCTGCGACACCGTCCTCGTC GTGAGCGTGCCGAGCAGCAGCCTCTTCAAGACGGTGACGGTGCGGTGCGGCCACTGCAGCAGCCTGCTCACCGTCGACATGAGGGGCCTCCTCTTCCCGACCACGACCACCACTGTCGTCGCCGAGTCAGCCGCTTCTGCTGTCACCACCACGAcgtccccgccgccggccgccgctgctCACCACGGCCAGTTCCACTACCCCAGCTCGCTCAacctcgcgcccggcaaccctccCCGCCACTCCCTCCTG GATGAGATATCCAGCGCCAACCCGAGCCTGCAGCTACTGGAGCAGCACGGCCTCGGCGGCCTGGTCGCGGCCGCGGGCGGCAGGAACGCCGCGGCACCTGCGCCGCTGCCGCCACCCCCAGTCGCCGGGGGGAAAGGTGGGAAGGAGCCGTCACCACGGACCAATCCCGTCGTCAACAGAC CTCCGGAGAAGAGGCAGCGCGTGCCGTCGGCGTACAACCGCTTCATCAA GGACGAAATCCAACGCATCAAGGCTGGCAATCCCGACATCTCGCACAGGGAGGCCTTCAGCGCGGCTGCCAAGAAC TGGGCTCACTTTCCACATATCCACTTTGGCCTCATGCCGGATCACCAGGGGCTCAGGAAGACCAGCCTCCTACCTCAG GATCATCAGAGAAAGGATGGCCATGGGCTTCTAAAGGAGGGGCTTTACGCGGCCAACATGGGGATTGCTCCGTACTGA